The following nucleotide sequence is from Terriglobales bacterium.
GCGTGTGAGCATCGTCGTAGCCACTGAGGCGTGGGTCGAGTGTCATCATTAGGAGATGCTCGATGTTGAATCCCAATTGGGTCTGGTAAAGATTGTGCAGCGTGACCAGCAGCAAGCCAGATCCAGCGACCAGCACGAGAGAGATCGCCAGTTGCGCGCTGACCAGGATTCGTCCAAACGGCAGACGACCCGAGGACTGCGTTGTAGTCGAAGCCTTTAGAGCGTCATTAGGAGCGATTCGAGTTTGTCGGAGCGCCGGCACGACTCCGAATAGCAGGGCAGTGATGATGCCGATCAGGACTACGAAACCGAGCAGGCGGTAGTCCCAATTGATTCCGATTGCGGACGCAGATTGTCCGCCGAGCCTGACGATCAGGCTTCGCACAGCCAGGGCGAGAGGAATGCCGACCGCGCATCCAAGCATCGACAACATCAAACTCTCTGTGAGCCACTGGCGCGCGATGCGCTTTCGGCTACAGCCCAGGCTAAGGCGAATAGCAGTTTCTTTCTGGCGCGCGTTTGCTCTCGCCAGCAGAAGCCCGGCGATATTCGCACATGCGATGAGCATGATCAGCGCGACAATCACCATCAGTACCTGAAGCGGCTCGGCAAAACTGCGGCGCAGCGAACTTATTCCTTGCGCGGCGGGATAGAGTTCGATGTCGCGCTTCTTCATGGCTTCCCGTTGTGGGGCTGGAAGACTGTCGTCGGCCAACTCCGTGCTGCGGAAGATGACAGTCAATTCTGCCACTGCCTTCTTGATGGAAGCTCCAGGCTTGAGCAACGCAAAGATCTGACCGGGGGACTGTTCTGGTTTGGGAAAGCCGGCGGAAGCAGATCCGCCCGCTACCTGAAGCTGTGTAATGGCCGGCATCAGCACGTCCGCAGGTTGATCCAAGCTCAGGCCGGAAAAAATCGGCGGCAGCACTCCTACGATGACGAATGGGATTGTATTAATCGTGATGTGCTGCCCAAGGATGTTCGGATCTGCGGCAAAACGGCGATGCCAGTAGTTGTCGCTGATGACAGCCGACCATCCGCCGGATGCTCCGCTACTCTCGAGATTGTCGTCCGGAAGGAGTGGCCTCCCAATTTGGGGCTGAATTCCGAGCAACTGAAAATATGTTCCCGAAACGAAATCACCCGGACCCACTTCTGCACGACCGTTGACCGCGATGTTCAATCTGGCTGTTCGATCGCTCGAGCCGAAGCCCGCAATTTGAGTGGATCGCTTTTCCATTTGCTCCAAATCACGATAGAGAAGCCTCGTCGAGACGTTGAACATTCCGACCTTTACGGAAGTGGTATCCATAAAGAAGAGTCGCTCGGGATGTCGTATCGGCAAGGAACTCAGCAGGATGGAATCGATCAAGCTGAAGATCGCGATGTTTGCTCCGATCCCGAGCGCCAGGGTGAGAACTGCAACTGCGGTGAAGACCGGGCTCTTACGTAAAGACCGCAGCGAGTAGCGGATATCCTGCAGAGTGGTTTCGAGCAAATGCAGTCCGCGCTGATCCCGGCACCTCTCCTGGATTTGCTCAACACCTCCGACCCGGCGCAGCGCCGCTTCGCGCGCTGCAGTGGGTGACATGCCGGCAGCCAGGTTCTCCACGATCTGCTGGTCGAGATGGAATTGGAGTTCGCGTTGGAGTTCGTCTTCAACGCGAGCACGCCGAAACAGCGTGCGGAGTCGGAGTCGTAGTTGATCGAACCAACGCATAATACCTCCATTAGGACCAGAGGACCGACGATTGGCATCCGCGCCCGTCCGCGTTCTGTCCTTCGTGATTTCGTGATTGGGAGGTTTTTAAATCGCGAAGTCACGAATGCCAGAACCCGCGCGAGGGCGCGCGTCGGTCCTTGGACCTGTGTTCCTCAAGCCTTTCGCAACACCACGTTGATGGCGCCGGATAACCGGCTCCAATTCGCCTTCTCGGTTTCGAGTTGTTCTTGCCCGGCCTTCGTCAGCGAATAGAATTTGGCTTCGCGGCCGTTTTCCGTCCGTGCCCACTCGGCTTTGATCCAGCCCTGCTGCTCTAAGCGATGCAGTGCCGGATACAGCGAGCCTTGTTGCACTTGCAGCACCTCATCGGAAATCTGTTCGATCCGTTTAGCGATGGCCCAACCGTGCTTCGGCTCGGGCGCAATCGTCCGCATGACCAATAGATCGAGGGTGCCTTGGACCAAATCGCTCGGTTTGCCCATTTGAAGATAATCTACAAAGCGATTGTAGATAGTCAAGGGTAGTTTTGTTCGCGGGCGTCTTGTTGGGGGAGCCGGCCCTTCATTGCCAGCTGCGGTTTGACTTTCCCAGGTACCTTTACGAGAATCTCAAACATCGTTGTTACAGTCAGGGTTCCCAATCCACGTCGCAAACAGGCACAGTTTGGCGTCCACAGACCGCTATTTTTGCTGAGGAAATTTCTGCCTTTAAATGAATTTTTTCCGGAGCAACTCTGTTCCGCAGTTCTGCATCGAACTGTGCGTTATATTAGAAATCTGTACAGTTTAATGCGGTATTCACGGATGCTTCCCCCCGCACCCGTCCGGGCACGTTTTCCGTTAGACTCTTCGGGAAGTAAAGCGCAGCCGTGTATGAATTGGGCTGCGTTTGTGCGGTAGTTTGCTGCAAGCGCAAGCTAACCTGAAGCTTAGGAGTGGCGTGGCATCAGGAGCGTTTTGCCGCGTGCCGTCACTTGTAGCGAGTGGCCATAAGCAATGCGGTTCTTGCTGTGGCGAGCAGCTTAGGAGCTGAAAGCGAGGTCAACGTCTTACAGGATGGAACGCTTCCCGACGGTATCCGGCAACACCAATCTGGTCGATATTCTGGACCGCATTCTCGATAAAGGACTCGTCATCGCCGGCGACATCCGCATCTCCCTCGCGAATGTCGAGCTGCTGACGGTCCGCATTCGTCTGCTGGTCTGCTCGGTCGACAAAGCAGAGCAGATCGGAATGAACTGGTGGAAATTTGATCCCAATTTGACCCATCGCTTGCCGACAGCGCCAGAGAGGCCTTTGCCCGCTCAGGCGCAAACGCGAGCAGCAGGCACTCGCGGACAGAGGCGTTCGGCGACTGCTAGTTCGACTCGTCCGAAGCCGAGAGGAACGAATAAGTAAGTAGCAAGCAGGTTTTAATCGATTCAGGAGGGCCTTAAATGGCTGTTGAAAGAGTATCTGGCGGATCAAGTCTAATTGACGTTCTTGATCGGGTACTGGACAAAGGCATTGTCATTGACGCGTGGGTGCGCATTTCGCTGGTGGGCATTGATCTGATCACGGTGGAAGCGCGCGTCGTCGTCGCCTCGATCGACACGTACCTCAAGTACGCAGACGCAGTCGGACTCATGCCGACCGTCAGCCGTCCGCAGATCGCCGGTGTGCCGGAAGAAACGTTCGGCACAGAAGAGGAAGAAGTTCCGGGTACACGACCCACACGTGTACGTCGTGGAGGCAGGCGGTAAGCCTCGCCGTTTAGGGGCCCATGATGGCAACGCCCGAACTTCGCCTGCAGAAGCCGGAGACAGCCAAGCGAAATGGCTCGCCTCGTCGCGCTCCGGCTGCGCTCCGCCTGCTCCAGGCTGAGCGCTCGGAAGAGGTTTATCCGATCCTGCTTGAGGAGATCGTTGGCCTGGGCTTCGATCGAACTTTCATCGTGGCTGTCGATTTCGAAACCGGCGAAGTTTTGCCTTCAGCCTCGCTGAACTGCTCGAAGAATTACCTCGATCGCTTCCGCAGCTCGCTCTTCGCTGCCGAGAACCCCGTCGTCGACGTGCTGCATTCTCAGCGCCCTAGCGTGGTGAAGGACTCATCGCTTCATCATCGTTCCCTCTACTGCCATCCGATTCTGTACAGCAACACAACCCCCTGCTGGGAAGCCGAGCGCGAGCGTCGCAGCGAGTGTTTGGCCGTCGATAACTGCATGCGTCGCCGCAAGATGAGCCTGGAGAGTCAGGTATGCGGTACCTGCAACATGCGGGCGTATGCTGCGCTGGTGGCCGTTGAACTGCCGACAAAAGCCGCTCCGGACATCATCCTCCTTAACAACCTGATTGAGATGGCCAATCGCTATCTCTCGCGGCTCTTCAAAGTTGAGCACTACTACAACCGCATGACGGACATGGACGTGACCATCGCCCAACTGCAAACCGTCATGCAGTCGATGAGTGATCCTGTCATCCTCACCGACAATCACTACCGCGTCATCGTGCAGAACCGCGCTGCTGAGCGCTTCTTCAAAGTTCCGGATTCCACAATTGCCGAAGGGCTCACGGAAGGTTTGGCGCGCGCAGTAGAGATGAACAATCTTCTCTTTTCTGCGGCGTTGTCGTCAGTGGCGGTCTCTGGCGTGGAAGCCTCACGTGACCTCACCCTCATCGATGCTATCGAAGGCGAAGAGATGCTGTTTGAGGCCGTCTGCACACCCACGTTTGGACGCGATGGCATGCCGCTTGGCATGGTCACGGTCATGCGCGACGTAACCGATCTGCGACGCGCCGATCAGGAATTACGCACCAATTACGAGAAGCTGCGCGCTGCGGAAGAGTTAGTTCGCCAGGACCGCGACCGGTTGAACGTCATTATTGAAAGCGTGGGCGATCCCATTGTTGTGTGCGACGGCTCCGCGAAAGCTGTCCTGCTCGATCCGCTTGCGCAGAACCTGTTTGGCGTTGGCGAAAAAGAGCCCGTCGGCCCCACGCGAGTGCCTGACACGATTCGTGTCAAAAATCAGGCCCAACTTGACGCATACGTTACCGCCTTTACTTTTGGTTTTGCCGACAAAGAAAGCGGGTCCATCAAGCTTAGCGATCCCAACAGCCGGCAGGAGATCGAATATGACACGCGCTCGGGAAAAATCTATGACGAGCGCGGACAGGTGGCGTTCACTGTCACCGTACTTCGCGATTTAACCGCGCTGCGGCGTGTTGAGCAATTGAGAGTCGAGCGGCGCATGCTCGAAATCGAAAAGTTCGCTGCCGCAGGACGCCTTGCCGCAACCATTGCTCACGAAGTTAACAATCCGATGGAGGCGATCAAGAACGCCATCTACCTGCTGTCGGATTCGGTACGTCCGGACGCGCAGCCAGTCTATGACATTCTGAAATCTGAGACCGAGCGCGTCGCGCGCATCGTGCGGCAAATGTTGGGTCTCTACCGCAACAATGAGCAGGTGAAGCCGGTCAATATCAATGTGCTGATCGAAGACACGCTGCTGCTGCTCAATCGCCAGCTGCAGCGTAGCAACATCGAAGTCACGACCAAGCTCAGCGAGTTGCCAGATGCAGTTGTTGCCGCCGATCAGCTACGTCAAGTGCTTTCCAACCTGGTTATCAATGCCAAGGACGCAATGCCCGATGGTGGGCGCCTCCAGTTGCGAACGCGTCATGTGCGCACTAGTAAAGAGTTCCCGCTTGGCAGTATTCGCATTCTCGTAGCAGATACCGGTTCGGGGATTCCCAGAGAATTGCAGAAGAGCATCTTCGAACCGTTTGTCACGACCAAGGGAGAGAAGGGCACCGGCCTTGGACTCTGGATCGTTCGCGGCATCATCGGCAACCACGGCGGAAAGATCTCGGTGCGGAGTAAGGTAGGGAAGGGAACAATTTTCAAGATCGAGTTGCCGGCGGTACGGTAGCAGTTTGTTGTCATTCCGAGCGCAGCGAGGAATCCCTACCACGCCCAAGCGGTTTCGTAGTAGTAGGGATTCCTCGCTACGCTCGGAATGATATTCAGAAAAGGAATGGCAGCAGATAAGAAATTCTCGATTCTCGTAGTCGACGATGAGCGCGCCGTGCTCACCACCTACGGGCTGATTCTGTCCAAAAAAGGCTACGACGTCGAGACTGCACTTTCGTCCGTCGATGCGCTTGCCGCGCTCAAACGGCGCGATTTCGATCTGCTGCTCTGCGATTATTCCCTGGAGCAGGAGCACACTGGCTTTGAGGTCATTGAGCAGGGAAGGCGCAAGAATCCGAAGGTGCGTGCGGCTATCTTGACCGGATATGCAAGCAAGGAAACCGCCGAGCAGGCGCGCAAAGACAATATCGCGATTCTGTACAAGCCGATTGATATAGAAGAGTTCTTCAGCACGATCGACAAACTTTTGAAGGAAGAGTATGAGCCCAAGCAAAGCGAAGAAGAAGGCGAGTCCCACGCCGATTCGAAGCAAAAAGGAAGCGCGAAAGGAAGTTCACAGCCTGGAGCCGGTCGAAAGTCCCGCGCAATCTAGCGCACGCCTGCAGCAACAGCAGCAGGAAGGCCGATATGTGTATGGCGTGATCGAAGCACGCGATCCTTTCAGCTTCGGTAAAATCGGAATCGGTGGCGCCGGTGAAAACGTGTACACCGTTCATCATGGCGACGTCGCTGCCGTCGTGAGCAAGACGCCGGTCTTCATCTTCGATCCCACACGCGAGAACGCTCTCGCCCACGAGCACGTGATCGAAACCGTGATGAAGAACAACACGATCATCCCTATGAGCTTCGGTACTGTTTTTCGCACCGACGATGACATTCGCGAAGTCCTCAAGAGCATCTATCCATCGCTGAAAGATGTGCTTAAGCAGATGGCGAACAAGCTCGAATTCGGACTTAAGGTCACCTGGGATCGTGATCGCATCGTCGAAGAGCTCAAGCGCGAGAACGAGGAGATCCACCGCTTCCAGCACGAGCTTACACGCAAGCATTTGCAGTCCACCTACTTCGCCCGCATGCAGCTCGGCCGCATGATCGATAAGGCGCTGGCGGAGCGAGCGGCAGAAGTCGTGCGCGAAATCTATGACGGCCTGCGCGCCGTCTGCGTGGCTTCTCGCGACAATAAAGTCATCGGCGACAAGATGATCATGAACGCCGCTTTCCTCATCCAAAAGGATAAGGAGCCGGAGTTCGACGCCGCCGTGAATGCGGTGGCGCAGAAGTTTGGCGACCGATTGAATTTCAAGTACACCGGACCTTGGCCGCCTTATAACTTTGTGAATATCAGGCTGAAATTGGAGAGAGGGACGGCGAGTTAGGGTTTTGGCGTGTCATTCCGAACCGCCTGTTTTTGGCGGTGAGGAATCCCTACCTTGCCAAAAAGCGTGTCCTTCTGAATGCACGGTATGGTCTTTATAGGAATTCCTCGCTGCGCTCGGAATGACAAAACTAAGTGAACATATGCTCTTCGTTGACGACCTTCTCATGCTTCCCTTCACCGGCTTCAAGTCCATCCTGCGGACTTTGGCCAAGGTGGCTGAGGAGCAATACACCGACGATGCTCCCCTGAAAGAGCAACTGCTGCATCTCCAAATCGAACTCGAAGAGGGTTCGATCACCGATGATCAATATGTGCAACGCGAAGCCCAGATCCTGCGCGATCTGCGCGAAATCCAAAACCGAAAGCGCGAACTAGCCGGCCTTCCACCTGAAGAAGGCACCGGACTCTCCGGAAAAGTAAAGGAAGGTTCCGGAGTGGAACTCACCTGGGATCCCAATTCCAGCGACAACGTCGGTCCGGGCCGATAGCCACAGGAACGGCGGACACGAAGGTCACGAAGGCAACACATAGAGGTCACACAAATGATTCCTTGTGACCTCTTTTGTTGTCTTCGTGACCTTCGTGTTCGCCGTTCCCGGTCGTTACCAAAGTCCACTACCCCAGACGCATCTACTTTCGTTTCGGGAATGCAGGTACGCTTGCGCAACTTATGTCTTGGTTCATTCAGCACAGCGGGGTGGTTACTTCGGTCATCAACTACATTCCTGTAGTTGCGACCGTGGTCACCAGCATTCTCAGCTTGGTGCTGGCTCGCGCCACGCTGCGCCAAGTCGAGGCTTCGGACAAAGGACTCGCGCTCGCGCGCGCCGAGTTCGAGCGTGAGTGGTCGCCTGAACTGCACATCAAGCTGCGCCGGCTCTCGGCCACGGATGTAGAGATCGTAGTCACCAACTTGGCCAAAGTTTCTGTGCTGCTCCAGGTAGTTCAATTTCGGAACTTATCGACTTCGGTTCCATTTGACCGCTGGGTGCTCAACGATCCACTCATTGGAGGCTCGTCATGGACAGACAACGTGAGCAAACGGCTGCTCACCATGACCGGGCATGAGTTCGAAGGCGTGGTCGACGCCTCGGCGACATTTTTTGCCGCCGGTCGCATGTATCGCACCGACTGGTTCCGGTTCAACACTTTGGTCCACAACGGACACTTCCTTCGCATGGATTCGGCGAATGTAATCGCGCGCCGCGTTCGTGTCGATCATGTGCACGAAGAGACGAGCACGGA
It contains:
- a CDS encoding ABC transporter permease yields the protein MRWFDQLRLRLRTLFRRARVEDELQRELQFHLDQQIVENLAAGMSPTAAREAALRRVGGVEQIQERCRDQRGLHLLETTLQDIRYSLRSLRKSPVFTAVAVLTLALGIGANIAIFSLIDSILLSSLPIRHPERLFFMDTTSVKVGMFNVSTRLLYRDLEQMEKRSTQIAGFGSSDRTARLNIAVNGRAEVGPGDFVSGTYFQLLGIQPQIGRPLLPDDNLESSGASGGWSAVISDNYWHRRFAADPNILGQHITINTIPFVIVGVLPPIFSGLSLDQPADVLMPAITQLQVAGGSASAGFPKPEQSPGQIFALLKPGASIKKAVAELTVIFRSTELADDSLPAPQREAMKKRDIELYPAAQGISSLRRSFAEPLQVLMVIVALIMLIACANIAGLLLARANARQKETAIRLSLGCSRKRIARQWLTESLMLSMLGCAVGIPLALAVRSLIVRLGGQSASAIGINWDYRLLGFVVLIGIITALLFGVVPALRQTRIAPNDALKASTTTQSSGRLPFGRILVSAQLAISLVLVAGSGLLLVTLHNLYQTQLGFNIEHLLMMTLDPRLSGYDDAHTHAIYVRLLEDLDRMPSVKSATLMNNPFLTARAHLSHATFPGYSPQPGEDLLNSWILSYGVGPRFFGTFQMPLVSGRDFTDSDNEHAPPVVVVNEALVKHFYGDKNPIGQKIELGSIFKSGQEKMAEIVGVVHNAHYFDVKDEQQMAIFTDLFQVQPSQFGSAQTVMVRGTGDPTRLLDDVRAVVHRIDPSLSLFNVTTMRAHLDNSLGQPRLLAVLSSFFGLLALLLSAIGLYGVLAYGVSKRTGEIGIRMALGADRASITRLILGDTAQVLIVGIGVGLGLAWASARLIKSMLYGLTPHDVRTFVLSALVLAIVAVLASLIPTRRAVKLDPMIALRYE
- a CDS encoding PadR family transcriptional regulator, giving the protein MGKPSDLVQGTLDLLVMRTIAPEPKHGWAIAKRIEQISDEVLQVQQGSLYPALHRLEQQGWIKAEWARTENGREAKFYSLTKAGQEQLETEKANWSRLSGAINVVLRKA
- a CDS encoding gas vesicle protein, producing the protein MERFPTVSGNTNLVDILDRILDKGLVIAGDIRISLANVELLTVRIRLLVCSVDKAEQIGMNWWKFDPNLTHRLPTAPERPLPAQAQTRAAGTRGQRRSATASSTRPKPRGTNK
- the gvpA gene encoding gas vesicle structural protein GvpA, encoding MAVERVSGGSSLIDVLDRVLDKGIVIDAWVRISLVGIDLITVEARVVVASIDTYLKYADAVGLMPTVSRPQIAGVPEETFGTEEEEVPGTRPTRVRRGGRR
- a CDS encoding ATP-binding protein; the protein is MMATPELRLQKPETAKRNGSPRRAPAALRLLQAERSEEVYPILLEEIVGLGFDRTFIVAVDFETGEVLPSASLNCSKNYLDRFRSSLFAAENPVVDVLHSQRPSVVKDSSLHHRSLYCHPILYSNTTPCWEAERERRSECLAVDNCMRRRKMSLESQVCGTCNMRAYAALVAVELPTKAAPDIILLNNLIEMANRYLSRLFKVEHYYNRMTDMDVTIAQLQTVMQSMSDPVILTDNHYRVIVQNRAAERFFKVPDSTIAEGLTEGLARAVEMNNLLFSAALSSVAVSGVEASRDLTLIDAIEGEEMLFEAVCTPTFGRDGMPLGMVTVMRDVTDLRRADQELRTNYEKLRAAEELVRQDRDRLNVIIESVGDPIVVCDGSAKAVLLDPLAQNLFGVGEKEPVGPTRVPDTIRVKNQAQLDAYVTAFTFGFADKESGSIKLSDPNSRQEIEYDTRSGKIYDERGQVAFTVTVLRDLTALRRVEQLRVERRMLEIEKFAAAGRLAATIAHEVNNPMEAIKNAIYLLSDSVRPDAQPVYDILKSETERVARIVRQMLGLYRNNEQVKPVNINVLIEDTLLLLNRQLQRSNIEVTTKLSELPDAVVAADQLRQVLSNLVINAKDAMPDGGRLQLRTRHVRTSKEFPLGSIRILVADTGSGIPRELQKSIFEPFVTTKGEKGTGLGLWIVRGIIGNHGGKISVRSKVGKGTIFKIELPAVR
- a CDS encoding response regulator — translated: MAADKKFSILVVDDERAVLTTYGLILSKKGYDVETALSSVDALAALKRRDFDLLLCDYSLEQEHTGFEVIEQGRRKNPKVRAAILTGYASKETAEQARKDNIAILYKPIDIEEFFSTIDKLLKEEYEPKQSEEEGESHADSKQKGSAKGSSQPGAGRKSRAI
- a CDS encoding GvpL/GvpF family gas vesicle protein: MSPSKAKKKASPTPIRSKKEARKEVHSLEPVESPAQSSARLQQQQQEGRYVYGVIEARDPFSFGKIGIGGAGENVYTVHHGDVAAVVSKTPVFIFDPTRENALAHEHVIETVMKNNTIIPMSFGTVFRTDDDIREVLKSIYPSLKDVLKQMANKLEFGLKVTWDRDRIVEELKRENEEIHRFQHELTRKHLQSTYFARMQLGRMIDKALAERAAEVVREIYDGLRAVCVASRDNKVIGDKMIMNAAFLIQKDKEPEFDAAVNAVAQKFGDRLNFKYTGPWPPYNFVNIRLKLERGTAS
- a CDS encoding gas vesicle protein GvpG → MLFVDDLLMLPFTGFKSILRTLAKVAEEQYTDDAPLKEQLLHLQIELEEGSITDDQYVQREAQILRDLREIQNRKRELAGLPPEEGTGLSGKVKEGSGVELTWDPNSSDNVGPGR